Part of the Henckelia pumila isolate YLH828 chromosome 2, ASM3356847v2, whole genome shotgun sequence genome is shown below.
TTCATAACTTCCTTCCCGAAGATATGTTCCTCGAAAAGAAGCCTTTCAGGGTCCTCCTGAGCTATGGAAGCCtcaaacatatcaaacatggaGGAGAAGTGGAAGAGTGTTTCTCTAAACCGAGTGATAAAGAAAGGGGTGTTGTAAGTCCCATTGACCACTCCATGAATGAACAGATCGGGATTGATCTTCTTGATCAAATCTAAAACCGCATCTCTCGGGTTGTTCACGGTTACAGTCTCATCTGGCACATTTTGAAGCCGGTGCAAAGAATTGACCACGAGTAGCTCGTTTTTGTCAATCTTGAGATCTTCAAGTTTGATAGTTTCCCACCTTTGAGCTATGTCCGTGAACTCGAATGGGACATTGAACCTCTCACAGTATTTTGCAAGTCGGTGGCCAGTGTCCTTAACCCTCTCTGCTGGCCGAAAACCTGCCTGTGGAAAATCTATACCGGTTATTCGAAGCTTTGGAGGTCCTTCCTGGCGATCAGAAAGAGCCTGGATCAGGCAGGGCCACTGGAAGCCATACAGAATTCCAAAGTCAATAATGTGAATTCTGTCAACTCCGGCTGCTAGTTTCTTGATCGTCCTGTTTGCAAACACATTCGACATCTTCCTGTATGGACATGCTGAGATAAAAGTCTTGTAAGCTTTCAAAATCATAGCAGCTGATATCCTCTTGGAAGAAATCGCTGCGTATAATTCTGTCCCGGTCCCATCCAAACGAGCCTCGAGGGCATTGGCAAAATAGTAAGCCAGCCTTTCGGAGCCATCACCACGAGGAGATGAGTGCTGCCTTATGCGGATTAAGAGATCATTGAAGGTCCTTCTGTCAAAACTTGCAACAGCTTGTGCACATTGTATTAATAGGCCTCTCAAATCCACCACTTCTTTCTCCCCGCCTCGCTTCTTGCCACCTTTGGAATTTCCTTTGCTTGAATCTTTCGATTTATCTGTTTTCCGGGATTTCTTTGTGGGTTCACTTTTCTTGACTTCAACATGGTAAGGCATCAGGGGATCTTTTGTATTCGAACAAAGCAACACATTATCATACATCTCCAGTGGCTCCACTTCACCTAGATCATCAGCAACTTGTTTGCGACTCCGGTGCTCTTCCGGGAAATCACCATCCCCTCTACCACGATTCTTCTTCTCATTTGAGCTATCCGGAGAACGGTCAAGTTCATCTCTCCCCACAACTTCCTCGTTTATATGCTTAATTTCTAAGGAATGGCTAACAAAGTTATCACTAAGCTTGAGTTCTGGGCTCTCACTCAATGAATTGGAAACCGAAAACTGACTCAAAGGAGGGCCATCCAGAGTAAAAACACCATGACCAAAGATCCTCTCCGATGAATCAAAAAACGACTGTGAATCTAACTGCCGAGCCAACGAAGAAGAATTCAGACCTTCAGACAAAGGGGTAGTAATGAAGGACTCAAACTCCCATTGATTTTGATTATTCCAATTGGACTCAATAAAACTGGTGGCATCAGAAGAGCTTGCACTAACACTATTACAGGTACTTTTCGTGAAATTATCACTGGGGCTTCCGGGATTTTCACCAAAATCATTATTAAGAACAGCATACAAGGATTTTTCAGTGGCTTGAAG
Proteins encoded:
- the LOC140878780 gene encoding scarecrow-like protein 33 yields the protein MNTVVHQYSVATEDFQFNHLAKLNFSQENGVNEYNFNHDSDVLPVETKGSSPADESSSEGECSAEYDHSDPMLKFINHMLMEETDLENKPCMLHDCLALQATEKSLYAVLNNDFGENPGSPSDNFTKSTCNSVSASSSDATSFIESNWNNQNQWEFESFITTPLSEGLNSSSLARQLDSQSFFDSSERIFGHGVFTLDGPPLSQFSVSNSLSESPELKLSDNFVSHSLEIKHINEEVVGRDELDRSPDSSNEKKNRGRGDGDFPEEHRSRKQVADDLGEVEPLEMYDNVLLCSNTKDPLMPYHVEVKKSEPTKKSRKTDKSKDSSKGNSKGGKKRGGEKEVVDLRGLLIQCAQAVASFDRRTFNDLLIRIRQHSSPRGDGSERLAYYFANALEARLDGTGTELYAAISSKRISAAMILKAYKTFISACPYRKMSNVFANRTIKKLAAGVDRIHIIDFGILYGFQWPCLIQALSDRQEGPPKLRITGIDFPQAGFRPAERVKDTGHRLAKYCERFNVPFEFTDIAQRWETIKLEDLKIDKNELLVVNSLHRLQNVPDETVTVNNPRDAVLDLIKKINPDLFIHGVVNGTYNTPFFITRFRETLFHFSSMFDMFEASIAQEDPERLLFEEHIFGKEVMNIVACEGSERVERPETYKQWQSRNVRAGFRQLPLDPEIVKHVKNKVKKEYHKDFSVDEDGMWMLQGWKGRVIHGLSYWKPTSK